One genomic region from Rosa rugosa chromosome 1, drRosRugo1.1, whole genome shotgun sequence encodes:
- the LOC133724705 gene encoding pentatricopeptide repeat-containing protein At3g22690-like has protein sequence MAAMLQLSPLVSATPSFIAPTNQNEPKAIAKDTSPTGSLRNCKTINQVKQLHCHITKTGLSHTPSNVTKLISACAEMGTFESLDYARKAFNLFLEEEEEETKGVLFMYNSLIRGYSSAGLCEEAIGLYVQMVLQGVLPDKFTFPFALSACSKIVAFCEGVQLHGSLVKMGLEEDVFIGNSLIHFYAECGHLDYAQKVFDEMLERNIVSWTSLICGYGRRNMPKQAVSLFFEMVAAGVKPNSVTMVCAISACAKLKDVALSERVCAYIGESGLKTNMLMVNSLVDMYMKCGATDAAKRLFDECVDKNLVLYNTILSNYVRQGLASEAVSVAGEMLQQGLRPDKVTMLAAISACAQLSDSLSGKCCHGYVLRNGLEGWDTICNAMIDMYMKCGQQELACIIFDNMSNKTVVSWNSLISGFIRSGDVKSAWEIFNEMPKSDLVSWNTMIGALVQESKFEEAIELFRVMQTEGVKGDRVTMVEVASACGYLGALDLAKWTHAYIEKNEIKCDMRLGTALVDMFAKCGDPQSAMKVFNTMARRDVSAWTAAIRAMAMEGNGKRALELFDDMLKQGVKPDEVVFVAVLTACSHVGLLEQGRNIFMSMQLVHGISPHIVHYGCMVDLLGRAGLLEEAVDLIKCMPMEPNDVIWGTLLAACRTHKNVEMATYAAEQISKLTTQRTGIHVLLSNIYASAGKWADVAKVRLQLKERGIQKVPGSSSIEVNGVIHEFTSGGDTDTHTERSHIALMLQEINSRLRDAGHIPDLNNVLLDVDEKEKEYLLSRHSEKVAIAFGLIGTGQGVPIRVVKNLRMCSDCHSFAKLVSRIYDREIIVRDNNRFHFFSQGLCSCSDYW, from the coding sequence ATGGCCGCAATGCTTCAGCTGAGTCCTCTGGTCTCAGCCACCCCAAGTTTCATAGCTCCCACTAACCAAAACGAACCCAAAGCCATAGCCAAGGACACTTCCCCAACTGGGTCACTAAGAAACTGTAAAACCATAAACCAAGTGAAGCAACTTCACTGTCACATCACTAAGACAGGCCTCAGTCACACACCCTCTAATGTCACCAAGCTAATTAGCGCATGCGCCGAAATGGGCACCTTCGAAAGCTTAGATTATGCCCGGAAAGCCTTTAACTTGtttcttgaagaagaagaagaagaaacaaagggTGTATTGTTCATGTATAATTCTCTCATAAGGGGTTACTCTAGTGCTGGGCTTTGTGAGGAGGCTATTGGGCTCTATGTTCAGATGGTGCTTCAGGGTGTTTTGCCGGATAAGTTCACATTTCCGTTTGCACTGAGCGCGTGCTCAAAGATTGTGGCTTTCTGTGAAGGGGTTCAGCTGCACGGGTCGCTTGTGAAGATGGGTTTGGAGGAAGATGTGTTTATTGGGAATTCTTTGATTCATTTCTATGCAGAATGTGGGCACTTGGATTATGCCCagaaggtgtttgatgaaatgcttGAGAGAAACATCGTGTCGTGGACTAGTTTGATTTGTGGTTATGGTAGGAGGAATATGCCAAAGCAggctgtttctttgtttttcgaGATGGTGGCTGCCGGTGTTAAGCCCAATTCGGTGACTATGGTGTGTGCCATTTCTGCTTGTGCAAAGTTGAAGGATGTTGCGTTGAGTGAGAGAGTGTGCGCTTACATTGGGGAGTCTGGACTCAAGACTAATATGCTTATGGTGAATTCACTTGTTGATATGTACATGAAATGTGGAGCTACTGATGCCGCAAAGCGGCTTTTTGATGAATGTGTGGATAAAAACTTGGTTCTTTACAACACGATTTTGTCAAATTATGTGCGCCAGGGACTGGCTAGTGAAGCAGTTTCTGTTGCGGGTGAAATGCTACAACAGGGCCTAAGACCCGACAAGGTTACCATGTTAGCTGCAATTTCAGCTTGCGCACAATTAAGTGATTCTCTCTCAGGTAAGTGTTGCCATGGTTATGTTCTAAGGAATGGACTAGAAGGTTGGGATACCATTTGTAATGCCATGATTGACATGTACATGAAGTGCGGCCAACAAGAGCTGGCCTGCATAATTTTTGACAATATGTCGAATAAGACTGTAGTATCATGGAACTCCTTGATTTCTGGTTTCATAAGAAGTGGCGATGTGAAGTCAGCTTGGGAAATTTTCAATGAGATGCCTAAGAGTGATCTCGTCTCTTGGAACACTATGATTGGTGCTCTGGTCCAAGAGAGCAAGTTTGAGGAAGCAATTGAACTTTTCCGGGTGATGCAGACCGAGGGAGTAAAAGGAGATAGGGTGACCATGGTGGAGGTTGCATCTGCCTGCGGATATTTAGGAGCTCTTGATCTTGCAAAGTGGACTCATGCTTATATTGAAAAAAACGAAATCAAATGTGATATGCGGCTTGGGACAGCCTTAGTTGACATGTTTGCTAAATGTGGTGATCCTCAAAGTGCAATGAAAGTGTTCAATACAATGGCAAGGAGAGATGTTTCTGCTTGGACTGCAGCCATCAGAGCAATGGCCATGGAGGGAAATGGGAAACGTGCTCTAGAACTTTTTGATGACATGCTTAAGCAAGGGGTGAAACCAGATGAAGTAGTCTTTGTGGCAGTACTAACAGCATGCAGCCATGTTGGTCTTTTGGAACAAGGGCGGAACATTTTTATGTCAATGCAGTTGGTCCATGGCATTTCCCCTCATATCGTTCATTACGGTTGCATGGTCGATCTACTAGGCCGAGCCGGGCTCTTGGAAGAAGCTGTCGATCTGATAAAGTGCATGCCAATGGAACCCAATGATGTCATTTGGGGCACTCTCTTGGCTGCTTGTCGAACCCACAAAAACGTCGAAATGGCAACATATGCAGCTGAACAGATATCAAAGTTGACCACTCAGAGGACTGGTATTCATGTGCTTCTCTCAAACATATATGCATCAGCTGGGAAATGGGCAGACGTTGCAAAAGTGAGGCTACAGTTGAAAGAGAGAGGGATTCAGAAGGTACCCGGATCCAGTTCCATTGAAGTTAATGGAGTGATTCATGAGTTTACCTCCGGTGGTGATACTGATACACACACAGAGAGGAGCCACATTGCGTTGATGTTGCAAGAAATAAACAGCAGACTCAGAGATGCTGGTCACATTCCTGATCTCAACAATGTCCTGCTTGATGTTgatgagaaggagaaagagtaCTTGCTCAGTCGACATAGTGAGAAAGTGGCCATAGCTTTTGGGCTTATAGGTACGGGGCAAGGAGTGCCAATTCGTGTGGTGAAGAATCTGAGAATGTGTTCTGATTGTCACTCTTTTGCCAAATTAGTATCAAGAATATATGACAGGGAAATTATTGTTCGAGATAACAACAGGTTCCATTTCTTTAGTCAGGGCCTGTGCTCTTGCAGTGATTACTGGTAA